In Antechinus flavipes isolate AdamAnt ecotype Samford, QLD, Australia chromosome 3, AdamAnt_v2, whole genome shotgun sequence, a genomic segment contains:
- the DTYMK gene encoding thymidylate kinase: protein MAGRRGALIVLEGMDRAGKTTQCRKLVTTLLESGHRAELLRFPDRSTEIGKLLSAYLEKKSNMEDHTVHLLFSANRWEQVPLIKEKLSQGITLVVDRYAFSGVAFTSAKENFSLNWCKQPDVGLPKPDLILFLQLSSLEAAKRGNFGTERYENNAFQEKALQRFYQLMKDDSLNWKTIDASQSIEDLHREIYSLAEETIQMVQERPMGELWK from the exons ATGGCGGGACGGCGTGGTGCCCTCATCGTGTTGGAAGGCATGGATCGCGCTGGGAAGACTACCCAGTGCCGGAAGCTCGTGACGACGCTGCTGGAGTCGGGACACCGTGCAGAACTTCTCCGATTCCCGG ACAGATCCACAGAAATCGGCAAGCTGCTGAGTGCCTACCTGGAGAAGAAGAGCAACATGGAGGACCACACGGTGCATCTCCTCTTCTCCGCAAACCGCTGGGAGCAGGT ACCGCTGATCAAGGAGAAGCTAAGCCAAGGAATCACCCTCGTGGTAGACAGGTACGCCTTCTCCGGCGTGGCCTTCACCAGCGCCAAGGAG AATTTTTCACTCAACTGGTGCAAGCAGCCCGATGTGGGGCTCCCGAAGCCGGACCTGATCCTCTTCCTCCAGCTGAGCTCCCTGGAAGCCGCCAAACGGGGCAACTTCGGCACCGAGCGCTACGAGAACAACGCCTTCCAGGAGAAAGCCTTGCAGCGCTTCTACCAGCTAATGAAAGACGACTCCTTGAACTGGAAG ACCATCGATGCTTCCCAAAGCATAGAAGACTTACACAGAGAGATTTACTCCCTCGCTGAAGAGACGATCCAGATGGTCCAGGAGAGGCCCATGGGCGAGTTGTGGAAATAG